The following are encoded in a window of Amycolatopsis lexingtonensis genomic DNA:
- a CDS encoding acyl-CoA dehydrogenase family protein — protein MDADVFGQVLGAVREFVRKEVVPREAEIDEHDEIPAGIRDKAAELGLFGWALPEEYGGLGLGMAEDVRLAIELGWTTPAFRSLFGTNNGIAGQAIVHYGTPDQRTRWLPRLAAGQAIASFALTEAEAGSDPGGLTSRAVRDGDRYRLSGTKRFITNAPLAEVFVAFARTDLDSTGSRGISAFLVPAGADGVTVGPHDTKMGQAGAWTSEVVFDDVELPVDALVGEEGKGFGIAMASLARGRLHIAALCVGMAERALAEAVEYARTARQGGRTIGEYQLVQALLAESHAELAAGRAMVHEAAAKYDSGEDRKLGPSSAKLFCTEMLGRVADRAVQVHGGMGYVRGVTVERIYRDARLFRIYEGTSEIQKLVIARQLLKD, from the coding sequence ATGGACGCGGACGTTTTCGGGCAGGTCCTCGGCGCGGTGCGGGAGTTCGTGCGCAAGGAGGTCGTGCCGCGCGAGGCGGAGATCGACGAGCACGACGAGATCCCGGCCGGAATCCGGGACAAAGCCGCCGAACTGGGCCTGTTCGGCTGGGCGCTGCCGGAGGAGTACGGCGGCCTGGGGCTCGGCATGGCCGAAGACGTCCGGCTGGCGATCGAGCTCGGCTGGACGACGCCCGCGTTCCGGTCCCTGTTCGGCACCAACAACGGCATCGCCGGCCAGGCGATCGTGCACTACGGGACGCCGGACCAGCGCACCCGCTGGCTGCCGCGGCTGGCGGCGGGGCAGGCGATCGCCTCCTTCGCGCTCACCGAAGCCGAGGCCGGGTCGGATCCGGGCGGCCTGACCAGCCGCGCGGTCCGCGACGGCGACCGTTACCGGCTCTCGGGCACCAAGCGGTTCATCACGAACGCGCCGCTCGCCGAGGTCTTCGTCGCCTTCGCGCGCACCGACCTCGACAGCACCGGCAGCCGCGGCATCTCGGCGTTCCTGGTCCCCGCGGGGGCGGACGGCGTCACGGTCGGCCCGCACGACACCAAGATGGGCCAGGCCGGCGCGTGGACGTCGGAGGTGGTCTTCGACGACGTCGAGCTGCCGGTGGACGCGCTGGTCGGCGAGGAGGGCAAGGGCTTCGGCATCGCGATGGCCTCGCTCGCCCGGGGCCGGCTGCACATCGCGGCGCTGTGCGTCGGCATGGCCGAGCGCGCGCTCGCCGAAGCCGTCGAGTACGCGCGGACCGCGCGCCAGGGCGGCCGGACGATCGGCGAGTACCAGCTGGTCCAGGCGCTGCTCGCGGAGTCGCACGCGGAGCTGGCGGCCGGCCGCGCGATGGTGCACGAAGCCGCCGCGAAGTACGACTCGGGCGAGGACCGCAAGCTCGGCCCGTCGTCGGCGAAGCTGTTCTGCACCGAGATGCTCGGCCGGGTCGCCGACCGTGCGGTGCAGGTGCACGGCGGGATGGGGTACGTCCGCGGCGTGACCGTCGAGCGGATCTACCGGGACGCGCGGCTGTTCCGCATCTACGAGGGCACCAGCGAGATCCAGAAGCTTGTGATCGCGCGGCAGCTGCTCAAGGACTGA
- a CDS encoding AMP-binding protein: protein MSTFFDVAEQYPDRLAVLAPDGTAATFGELAARANRLTHALRRLGLEPGDGVVAIVHNGLPYFELLFATLQAGMYFTPVNYRSSPTEIAYVVANSGARVVVAEADIARECDVDVPRFSIGPAEGWGDYATWGEDEPSSPPEPRTAGQTMLYTSGTTGRPKGVRRALSGKPPSLHPIHRNLLAMFDVHPGTGVHLVACPLYHAAPGSFAVNAMHLGHSAVLMDRFDAEETLRLVERHRVTSTHLVPTMFHRMLRLPEDVRARYDLSSLVSVIHGAAPCPREVKERMIGWLGPVVHEYYGASEGLICGVTASEWLAAPGTVGRPLPGVRLKILDDDGAVVPGGEPGTIWFSSAHTALDYLGDPEKTAANRSGEFITVGDFGYRDGEGRVFLLDRRTDLILSGGVNIYPAEVEARLLTHPDVADAAVIGEPDDEWGQRVVAVVEPVPGVAPGDELAARLAEHCRAALAGFKTPKRFDFTDRLPRTESGKMVRRTLRSS, encoded by the coding sequence GTGAGCACCTTCTTCGACGTCGCCGAGCAGTACCCGGACCGGCTCGCGGTGCTCGCGCCCGACGGGACCGCCGCGACCTTCGGCGAGCTGGCCGCGCGGGCGAACCGGCTGACGCACGCGCTGCGCCGGCTGGGGCTCGAGCCGGGCGACGGCGTCGTCGCGATCGTCCACAACGGACTCCCGTACTTCGAGTTACTGTTCGCGACGCTGCAGGCCGGGATGTACTTCACGCCGGTCAACTACCGGTCGTCGCCCACCGAAATCGCTTATGTGGTGGCGAACAGCGGCGCGCGGGTGGTCGTCGCCGAGGCGGACATCGCGCGGGAATGCGACGTCGACGTGCCGCGGTTCTCGATCGGCCCGGCCGAGGGCTGGGGCGACTACGCGACCTGGGGCGAGGACGAGCCGTCGTCGCCGCCCGAGCCGCGGACCGCGGGCCAGACGATGCTCTACACGTCGGGGACCACCGGGCGGCCCAAGGGCGTCCGGCGCGCGCTCAGCGGGAAACCGCCGTCGCTGCACCCGATCCACCGGAATCTGCTGGCGATGTTCGACGTTCACCCGGGGACGGGCGTGCACCTGGTGGCGTGCCCGCTTTACCACGCGGCGCCCGGTTCGTTCGCCGTCAACGCGATGCACCTCGGGCACAGCGCGGTGCTGATGGACCGCTTCGACGCCGAAGAGACGTTGCGGCTCGTCGAACGGCACCGCGTCACGAGCACGCACCTGGTGCCGACCATGTTCCACCGGATGCTGCGGCTGCCCGAGGACGTCCGCGCGCGGTACGACCTCTCGAGCCTGGTGAGCGTGATCCACGGGGCGGCGCCGTGCCCGCGCGAGGTCAAGGAACGGATGATCGGCTGGCTCGGCCCGGTGGTGCACGAGTACTACGGCGCTTCGGAAGGGCTGATCTGCGGCGTCACCGCGTCCGAGTGGCTGGCCGCGCCCGGCACCGTGGGACGGCCACTGCCCGGCGTGCGCTTGAAGATCCTCGACGACGACGGCGCCGTGGTGCCCGGCGGCGAACCCGGCACGATCTGGTTCAGCTCGGCCCACACCGCGCTCGACTACCTCGGCGACCCGGAGAAGACCGCGGCGAACCGGTCGGGCGAGTTCATCACCGTCGGCGACTTCGGGTACCGCGACGGCGAAGGCCGCGTCTTCCTGCTCGACCGCCGCACCGACCTGATCCTCTCGGGCGGGGTCAACATCTACCCGGCCGAGGTCGAGGCGCGGCTGCTCACCCACCCCGACGTCGCCGACGCGGCGGTGATCGGCGAGCCGGACGACGAATGGGGGCAGCGCGTGGTCGCCGTCGTCGAACCGGTGCCCGGCGTCGCTCCGGGCGACGAGCTGGCCGCGCGGCTGGCCGAGCACTGCCGTGCCGCGCTGGCGGGGTTCAAGACGCCGAAGCGGTTCGACTTCACCGATCGCCTGCCGCGCACGGAATCGGGCAAGATGGTGCGGCGCACCCTGCGCTCGTCGTGA
- a CDS encoding cupin domain-containing protein: protein MRKTCTIFATAALALALLPGTASATPGSGVTGTILAQKTVGHTDYTLREITIQPGGYTGWHFHDGTLYAYVKAGTLTHNLADCSIDGIFGTGRAFSEKPDQVHIGRNLGSTPLVLEVLYVLPAGSPLSEDAPDPGCGF from the coding sequence ATGCGCAAGACCTGCACGATCTTCGCCACCGCCGCACTGGCTCTCGCGCTGCTGCCCGGGACCGCGTCCGCGACGCCCGGCAGCGGCGTCACCGGCACCATCCTGGCCCAGAAGACCGTCGGCCACACCGACTACACGCTGCGGGAGATCACCATCCAGCCCGGCGGCTACACCGGCTGGCACTTCCACGACGGCACGCTCTACGCGTACGTCAAAGCCGGGACGCTGACGCACAACCTGGCCGACTGCAGCATCGACGGCATCTTCGGCACCGGGCGCGCGTTCAGCGAAAAGCCCGACCAGGTGCACATCGGCCGCAACCTCGGATCGACGCCGCTGGTGCTCGAAGTCCTGTACGTGCTGCCGGCGGGCAGCCCCCTATCGGAGGACGCGCCGGACCCGGGCTGCGGCTTCTAG
- a CDS encoding MarR family winged helix-turn-helix transcriptional regulator — protein MAEPPGYELPFLLFGGFRTLIDRLHAELARQGHPDVRPSYGFAMQAIGVQGATASEIGRRLGVSKQAAGKTVERLEALGYAERADDPADARRKIVRLSAHGIDALTKSAEIFDDLRAEWARAVGAERIGALEADLRKVVGPAAYRLDAAGWFTS, from the coding sequence ATGGCCGAACCACCCGGCTACGAGCTGCCGTTCCTGCTCTTCGGCGGCTTCCGCACGCTCATCGACCGTCTGCACGCCGAGCTCGCGCGCCAGGGCCACCCGGACGTCCGCCCGTCGTACGGCTTCGCCATGCAGGCCATCGGCGTCCAGGGCGCGACGGCGTCGGAGATCGGCCGCCGCCTCGGTGTGTCCAAGCAGGCGGCGGGCAAGACCGTCGAGCGCCTGGAAGCACTCGGGTACGCCGAACGCGCCGACGACCCCGCCGACGCGCGGCGCAAGATCGTGCGGCTCAGCGCGCACGGCATCGACGCGCTCACGAAGTCGGCGGAAATCTTCGACGACCTGCGCGCGGAGTGGGCGCGCGCGGTCGGCGCCGAGCGGATCGGCGCGCTCGAAGCCGACCTGCGCAAGGTCGTCGGGCCCGCGGCCTACCGCCTGGACGCCGCGGGGTGGTTCACGAGCTAG
- a CDS encoding carboxymuconolactone decarboxylase family protein, translating to MFPDHTPESAPPAARPTMAATAKKFGHVPPAVARMATSPETLNGFLKLNAIFEATTLPALEREVLIMTVATRNGCHVCVAMHTASLEALSAPPELVTALRAQAPLPSARLEALRRFVLTVMDTTGDVLPASLAEFVAAGFTPRNALEVVLGIGTYTVSTYANRLIQAPLDEAFAGHAWDPETVGASR from the coding sequence TTGTTCCCCGATCACACCCCGGAGTCTGCACCCCCCGCCGCCCGCCCGACGATGGCGGCCACCGCGAAGAAGTTCGGCCACGTTCCCCCGGCCGTCGCCCGGATGGCGACGTCGCCGGAGACGCTGAACGGCTTCCTCAAGCTCAACGCGATCTTCGAGGCCACGACGCTGCCGGCGCTGGAGCGCGAAGTCCTGATCATGACGGTGGCCACGCGCAACGGCTGCCACGTCTGCGTCGCGATGCACACGGCGTCGCTGGAAGCCCTGTCGGCGCCGCCGGAGCTGGTGACGGCGTTGCGGGCGCAGGCTCCCCTGCCGTCCGCGCGGCTGGAAGCGTTGCGGCGGTTCGTCTTGACCGTGATGGACACGACGGGCGACGTCCTGCCCGCGTCGCTGGCCGAGTTCGTGGCGGCCGGGTTCACCCCGCGCAACGCGCTGGAGGTGGTGCTGGGGATCGGGACGTACACGGTTTCGACGTACGCGAACCGGCTCATCCAGGCGCCGCTGGACGAGGCTTTCGCCGGTCACGCCTGGGATCCCGAAACTGTCGGTGCCTCGCGGTAG
- a CDS encoding SdrD B-like domain-containing protein, translating to MEFRRRAAVLGAVAAVLTGVLAGPAAAAADIGELHGLVWFDRDGDFSHDPGDPGRAGAKVIAHLVSPATDYVTVTDAQGGYSFTGLPLGDYSIHAPDDGYRSISSSTHDRTLTEQYWSGYDEFAQIGARIHGRAWDDTNGDGIRQSTEPRRETQISLVGPSAYEGLLNRTVTTTGGEDYYFEDVPQGTYKLRTTPPPGLTATKFHAATEWYLDSDFHGGLGSTLSTDPIPVWPDEYKPNNDVGFVVR from the coding sequence ATGGAGTTCCGGCGAAGAGCGGCGGTTCTGGGCGCGGTGGCCGCGGTGCTGACGGGCGTGCTGGCCGGCCCGGCCGCGGCGGCGGCGGACATCGGGGAGCTGCACGGGCTGGTCTGGTTCGACCGCGACGGCGACTTCAGCCACGACCCGGGCGACCCCGGCCGGGCGGGCGCCAAGGTCATCGCGCACCTGGTCAGCCCGGCGACGGACTACGTGACCGTCACCGACGCCCAAGGCGGCTACTCGTTCACGGGCTTGCCGTTGGGCGACTACAGCATCCACGCGCCGGACGACGGCTACCGGTCGATCAGCTCGAGCACCCACGACCGGACGCTGACGGAGCAGTACTGGTCCGGGTACGACGAGTTCGCGCAGATCGGCGCCCGCATCCACGGCCGGGCCTGGGACGACACGAACGGCGACGGCATCCGCCAGAGCACGGAACCCCGCCGGGAAACGCAGATTTCCCTGGTGGGACCGAGCGCGTACGAAGGACTGCTGAACCGCACGGTGACCACGACGGGCGGTGAGGACTACTACTTCGAAGACGTCCCGCAGGGCACGTACAAGCTGCGCACCACTCCCCCACCGGGATTGACGGCGACCAAGTTCCACGCGGCCACGGAGTGGTACCTGGACTCCGACTTCCACGGCGGCCTGGGGAGCACGCTGTCGACCGACCCGATTCCGGTCTGGCCGGACGAGTACAAACCCAACAACGACGTGGGCTTCGTGGTGCGCTGA
- a CDS encoding short chain dehydrogenase: MKIIVLGATGLVGRAVVAALGTRHDLVAVSRTSAVSADLREPATLDALFGAGADAVVCCAANVPLRPLVGLTDEQVLDDLRGKLLGQVALARRAAAHLTDGGSITLTGGTFTEPIPGSGLGALVNAGLEGFVHSAAAELPRGVRINLVSPGWISETLEAMGEDGARGTPVAVVAEAYRGLVEGDATGSTVVPR; the protein is encoded by the coding sequence GTGAAGATCATCGTGCTGGGAGCGACCGGGCTCGTCGGGCGGGCGGTCGTCGCCGCCCTCGGAACGCGGCATGACCTCGTCGCCGTTTCGCGCACGTCGGCGGTGAGCGCCGACCTCCGGGAACCCGCGACGCTCGACGCGCTCTTCGGCGCCGGTGCCGACGCCGTCGTGTGCTGCGCCGCCAACGTGCCGCTGCGGCCGCTGGTCGGGCTGACCGACGAGCAGGTGCTCGACGACCTGCGCGGCAAGCTGCTCGGCCAGGTCGCGCTCGCCCGGCGGGCGGCCGCGCACCTGACCGACGGTGGCTCGATCACGCTCACCGGTGGCACGTTCACCGAGCCGATCCCCGGAAGCGGGCTCGGCGCATTGGTGAACGCCGGGCTCGAAGGGTTCGTTCATTCGGCCGCCGCGGAGCTGCCGCGGGGGGTGCGGATCAACCTCGTGAGCCCGGGGTGGATCAGCGAGACCCTCGAGGCGATGGGCGAGGACGGTGCTCGCGGGACGCCGGTGGCGGTCGTCGCCGAGGCTTATCGCGGGCTCGTCGAAGGGGATGCCACCGGCAGCACTGTCGTTCCCCGGTAG
- a CDS encoding MFS transporter gives MDKPAGRREWLGLAVLVLPTLLVAMDMTSLFLALPQLSADLGASATEQLWITDSYGFVVAGFVITMGTLGDRIGRRRLLLTGGAAFGILSIVAAFSTSPEMLIVVRGALGVAGATLMPSTLALITNMFRDGRQRGKAISIWATCQFAGGAAGPVFAGFLLQHFSWGSVFLVAVPAVAVLLAAGPFLLPEFRAPASGRLDLPGVALSLAAVLLIVFGLKQLTTGSLLLPLTAIAAGALLGAAFAHRQLTTASPLLDLRLFRNRPFTAVLVSLVFAGVAMAGVGLLVTQYLQSVLGYSPLLSAVLFAPMGLGVALGTMTAPTLTRWLSPATAIAGGLLISAAGSLLLVVTHGPALVMAAIAILTLGTGPLFALGIGLVMGSVPPERAGSAASMADTGNYLGGSLGLALIGLTATAIYHAVFPTGSTLAVDVTRPELAAQAKEAFTTALNVTGVIAAVLFIGLAVLVRTMRSAPVPEAAMAG, from the coding sequence ATGGACAAGCCGGCCGGACGGCGGGAGTGGCTGGGCCTGGCGGTGCTGGTACTGCCCACCCTGCTCGTCGCGATGGACATGACCTCGTTGTTCCTCGCGTTGCCGCAGCTCAGCGCCGACCTCGGGGCGAGCGCCACGGAGCAGTTGTGGATCACCGACAGCTACGGCTTCGTGGTCGCCGGGTTCGTCATCACGATGGGCACCCTCGGCGACCGCATCGGCCGCCGGCGGCTGCTGCTCACCGGCGGCGCGGCTTTCGGGATCCTCTCGATCGTCGCCGCGTTCTCGACGAGCCCGGAGATGCTCATCGTGGTCCGCGGCGCGCTCGGCGTGGCGGGGGCGACGCTGATGCCGTCGACACTCGCCCTGATCACCAACATGTTCCGCGACGGCCGCCAGCGCGGAAAGGCCATCTCCATCTGGGCCACGTGCCAGTTCGCGGGCGGCGCGGCCGGCCCGGTGTTCGCCGGATTCCTGCTCCAGCACTTCAGCTGGGGCTCGGTGTTCCTGGTCGCCGTCCCGGCGGTGGCGGTGCTGCTGGCCGCCGGCCCGTTCCTCCTCCCGGAGTTCCGCGCCCCGGCCTCCGGCCGCCTGGACCTCCCCGGCGTCGCGCTCTCCCTGGCCGCGGTGCTGCTGATCGTGTTCGGCCTCAAGCAGCTGACCACGGGCTCGCTGCTCCTGCCCCTGACCGCGATCGCCGCCGGCGCCCTCCTCGGCGCGGCGTTCGCCCACCGCCAGCTGACGACGGCATCCCCGCTGCTGGACCTCCGCCTGTTCCGCAACCGCCCCTTCACGGCGGTCCTGGTGTCCCTGGTCTTCGCGGGCGTCGCGATGGCGGGTGTCGGCCTGCTGGTCACGCAGTACCTGCAGAGCGTCCTGGGCTACTCCCCGCTGCTCTCGGCGGTCCTGTTCGCCCCGATGGGCCTCGGCGTGGCACTGGGCACGATGACGGCCCCCACCCTGACCCGCTGGCTCTCCCCAGCCACCGCAATCGCCGGCGGCCTCCTCATCTCGGCGGCGGGCAGCCTCCTCCTGGTCGTCACCCACGGCCCGGCACTGGTGATGGCGGCCATCGCGATCCTGACCCTGGGCACGGGCCCGCTGTTCGCCCTGGGCATCGGCCTGGTGATGGGCTCGGTCCCGCCGGAGCGAGCGGGTTCAGCGGCCTCGATGGCAGACACCGGCAACTACCTGGGCGGTTCCCTGGGCCTGGCCCTGATCGGCCTGACGGCAACAGCGATCTACCACGCCGTCTTCCCGACCGGCTCGACGCTCGCGGTGGACGTGACGCGCCCGGAGCTGGCGGCCCAGGCGAAGGAAGCGTTCACGACGGCCCTGAACGTGACGGGCGTGATCGCGGCAGTGCTGTTCATCGGCCTGGCGGTGCTGGTCCGGACAATGCGCTCGGCACCCGTTCCGGAAGCCGCGATGGCCGGGTGA
- the fxsT gene encoding FxSxx-COOH system tetratricopeptide repeat protein, protein MFLSHTSELGELPEPRSFVAAAQAAVAAAGDAVVDMAHFTARDVTPEQLDREMLADADVYVLIAGFRYGTPVRDRPEVSYTEQEFQIATDAGLPRLVFVLAEDTEGPPALFRDLRHGARQEAFRRRLHDSGVAVTKVSSPGQLETKLLQALTELRRPRQQSMPAGRISNIPARSVSFTGRDELLTRLREALCAGRPAVVQAMNGMGGVGKTTTAIEYAHRYADEYDVAWWIPSEDPGLVAGHLADLAQALNLATGQDPPDVALARLRGALQSRGRWLLVFDNAEGAASLRRLLPGGDGHVVITSRNPEWDDVGAALPVREFTRAESVELLRSRCAQLTDLDAGRVAEAVGDLPLAVDQAARLLATTGWTADAYLELLAQRTEELLARHGSGSSYPVSLAAAWAVSFDQLARDHPAALNTLTLVAWLAPEPVPLTLLTHQTGEAGAAARDPLAFADITAALRTRGMADVTTTTIQLHRVPAALLRARTRRDITMEDDEDATWPVTAIRLVYAGLPESPPSNPSGWPQWRAVLPHVLFVCDPAYARQLATPEVSHLLDCAATYVHSHGDPRAALPLTRRAYERHKDLLGDDHPSTLASANNLAVVLRDLGEHQQARGLHEDTLARWRRVRGDDHPSTLVSANQLASSLRSLGEYQQARDLHEDTFARSKRVRGDDHPSTLIAAHNLAADLTQLGEHQQARELHEDTLARCKRVLGDDHPSTLISTNQLASSLRSLGEHQQARDLHEDTFARCRRVLGDDHPDTLIAANHLAADLRALGEFRRARELDEDTFARCRRVLGDDHPETLASAGFLAADLWALGEFRRARELDEDTFIRSKRVLGDDHPDTLAGARNLAAYRKLAEQAPE, encoded by the coding sequence GTGTTCCTGAGCCACACGAGCGAGCTGGGTGAGCTGCCCGAGCCGCGCTCGTTCGTGGCGGCCGCCCAGGCGGCGGTGGCCGCGGCCGGGGACGCGGTGGTGGACATGGCCCACTTCACCGCCCGGGACGTGACACCCGAGCAGCTCGACCGGGAAATGCTGGCCGACGCGGACGTGTACGTCCTGATCGCGGGCTTCCGCTACGGCACGCCGGTCCGGGACCGCCCGGAGGTGTCCTACACCGAGCAGGAGTTCCAGATCGCGACGGACGCGGGCCTGCCGCGGCTGGTGTTCGTGCTGGCCGAGGACACCGAGGGCCCGCCGGCGTTGTTCCGGGACCTGCGGCACGGCGCCCGGCAGGAAGCCTTCCGGCGCCGGCTTCACGACAGCGGGGTCGCCGTCACGAAGGTGTCGTCGCCGGGGCAGCTGGAGACGAAGCTGCTTCAGGCGCTGACCGAACTCCGCCGTCCCCGGCAGCAGTCGATGCCCGCGGGCCGGATCTCGAACATCCCCGCCCGGAGCGTCAGCTTCACCGGGCGAGACGAGCTCCTGACGCGGCTTCGTGAGGCGTTGTGCGCGGGCCGGCCGGCGGTGGTGCAGGCGATGAACGGGATGGGCGGGGTCGGGAAGACCACGACGGCGATCGAGTACGCCCACCGCTACGCCGACGAGTACGACGTGGCCTGGTGGATCCCGTCGGAAGATCCGGGCCTCGTCGCCGGTCACCTGGCCGACCTAGCCCAGGCGCTGAACCTGGCCACCGGCCAGGATCCGCCGGACGTCGCCCTGGCGCGGCTCCGCGGTGCGCTGCAGTCGCGCGGGCGGTGGCTGCTGGTGTTCGACAACGCCGAGGGCGCCGCGTCGCTTCGGCGGTTGCTGCCCGGCGGGGACGGGCACGTCGTCATCACCTCCCGCAACCCCGAATGGGACGACGTCGGGGCGGCGTTGCCGGTGCGGGAGTTCACCCGTGCGGAGTCGGTCGAGCTGCTGCGATCGCGTTGTGCCCAGCTCACCGATCTCGACGCCGGTCGCGTCGCCGAAGCCGTGGGCGATCTGCCGTTGGCCGTCGACCAGGCCGCTCGCCTCCTGGCGACGACCGGCTGGACGGCTGACGCTTACCTCGAGCTGCTGGCCCAGCGCACCGAAGAACTGCTGGCTCGCCACGGAAGCGGCAGCAGCTACCCGGTCTCGCTGGCCGCGGCGTGGGCGGTGTCGTTCGACCAGCTGGCCCGGGACCACCCCGCCGCGTTGAACACACTCACCCTGGTGGCTTGGCTGGCTCCCGAGCCGGTGCCGCTGACCTTGCTCACCCACCAGACCGGCGAAGCCGGAGCCGCGGCGCGGGACCCGCTGGCCTTCGCCGACATCACCGCAGCCCTGCGTACGCGCGGCATGGCCGACGTCACCACGACGACCATCCAGCTCCACCGCGTTCCCGCCGCACTGCTGCGCGCGCGGACTCGGCGGGACATCACGATGGAAGACGATGAGGATGCCACCTGGCCCGTCACCGCGATCCGTCTGGTGTACGCCGGGCTACCCGAGAGCCCGCCGAGCAATCCGTCGGGCTGGCCGCAATGGCGAGCGGTCCTGCCGCACGTGCTTTTCGTGTGCGATCCCGCGTACGCGCGGCAGTTGGCGACCCCAGAGGTGAGCCACCTTCTCGACTGCGCCGCGACCTACGTGCACAGCCACGGCGATCCCCGTGCGGCCTTGCCACTGACCCGGCGTGCCTACGAACGGCACAAGGACCTGCTCGGCGACGACCACCCGAGCACCCTCGCCTCCGCCAACAACCTCGCGGTCGTGCTGCGGGACTTGGGCGAGCACCAGCAGGCTCGGGGATTGCACGAGGACACTCTCGCCCGGTGGAGGCGGGTGCGGGGTGACGATCACCCCAGCACGCTCGTCTCGGCTAACCAGCTCGCCTCCAGCCTCAGGTCGCTGGGTGAGTACCAGCAGGCTCGGGACTTGCACGAGGACACCTTCGCCCGGTCGAAGCGGGTGCGGGGTGACGATCACCCGAGCACGCTCATCGCAGCCCACAACCTCGCGGCCGACCTGACACAGTTGGGTGAGCACCAGCAAGCTCGGGAGCTGCACGAAGACACTCTGGCCCGTTGCAAGCGCGTCTTGGGCGACGACCACCCCAGCACCCTCATCTCGACCAACCAACTCGCCTCCAGCCTCAGGTCATTGGGTGAGCACCAGCAGGCTCGGGACTTGCACGAGGACACCTTCGCCCGTTGCAGGCGCGTCCTGGGAGATGACCACCCCGATACCCTCATCGCGGCCAACCACCTCGCTGCCGATCTCAGGGCGTTGGGCGAGTTCCGGCGGGCTCGCGAGCTGGACGAGGACACCTTCGCCCGTTGCAGGCGCGTTCTGGGCGATGATCATCCCGAAACCCTCGCATCCGCTGGCTTCCTCGCCGCTGATCTCTGGGCGTTGGGCGAGTTCCGGCGGGCTCGCGAGCTGGACGAGGACACCTTCATCCGCTCGAAGCGGGTCCTGGGCGACGATCACCCCGACACCCTCGCCGGTGCCCGGAACCTCGCCGCTTATCGAAAGCTTGCCGAGCAAGCGCCGGAATGA
- a CDS encoding peroxiredoxin — MAVEVGSEAPDFTLNDYNKQPVQLSSFRGDKPVLVVFYPFAFSGICTGELCQLRDEFADYDGKGVQVLGISVDTPFSLKAWAEKEGYQFPLLSDFWPHGEVAKAYGVFNEQAGLAVRGTFLIDTSGVVRFAEVNAPGEARDQQGWKKAVAELTA, encoded by the coding sequence ATGGCCGTCGAGGTCGGTTCTGAGGCCCCTGACTTCACGCTCAACGACTACAACAAGCAGCCGGTCCAGCTGTCGTCCTTCCGGGGCGACAAGCCAGTACTGGTGGTCTTCTACCCGTTCGCGTTCAGCGGCATCTGCACCGGCGAGCTCTGCCAGCTCCGCGACGAGTTCGCGGACTACGACGGCAAGGGCGTCCAGGTCCTGGGCATCTCGGTCGACACGCCGTTCTCGCTGAAGGCGTGGGCCGAGAAGGAGGGCTACCAGTTCCCGCTGCTGTCCGACTTCTGGCCGCACGGCGAGGTGGCCAAGGCCTACGGCGTGTTCAACGAGCAGGCCGGCCTGGCCGTGCGCGGGACGTTCTTGATCGACACGTCCGGCGTGGTGCGGTTCGCCGAGGTCAACGCGCCCGGCGAGGCGCGCGACCAGCAGGGCTGGAAGAAGGCCGTCGCCGAACTGACGGCTTGA
- a CDS encoding DUF3052 domain-containing protein — protein MVAAGDADQSSVAERLGIKPEMVVQEIGWDEDVDDDVRSAIEEQIGGDILDEDADEVIDVVLLWWREDDGDLGDALIDARGPLEETGVIWVLTPKTGQPGHVEPSEIAEAVPAVGLAQTANMSVGPNWIGTRLVSPKSKSKQR, from the coding sequence GTGGTCGCCGCGGGAGACGCTGATCAGAGCAGCGTCGCCGAGAGGCTCGGCATCAAGCCCGAGATGGTGGTCCAGGAGATCGGCTGGGACGAAGACGTCGACGACGACGTCCGCTCGGCGATCGAGGAGCAGATCGGCGGGGACATCCTCGACGAGGACGCCGACGAGGTCATCGACGTGGTGCTGCTGTGGTGGCGCGAGGACGACGGCGATCTCGGGGACGCGCTCATCGACGCCAGGGGCCCCCTGGAAGAGACCGGCGTGATCTGGGTGCTGACCCCGAAGACGGGGCAGCCCGGGCACGTCGAACCGAGCGAAATCGCCGAAGCGGTGCCCGCCGTCGGACTGGCCCAGACCGCCAACATGAGTGTCGGCCCGAACTGGATCGGCACCCGGCTGGTGTCCCCCAAGTCGAAGTCGAAGCAGCGCTGA